A single Arachidicoccus sp. BS20 DNA region contains:
- the greA gene encoding transcription elongation factor GreA translates to MSDVMYVSKESFEKMKQELHHMLTVLRPEASRAIAEAREKGDLRENAEYDAAKEAQGILEAKIAKLETLVHNARIVDESEIDTSKVSVLTKVTITNTGTKKTVTYQLVGEKEANLKEGKISVASPIGQGLLGKKVGEVAEIKAPNGLLKFKVDKISV, encoded by the coding sequence GAAAAAATGAAACAGGAATTGCATCACATGCTAACCGTACTTCGCCCCGAAGCTTCGCGCGCTATTGCCGAAGCCCGGGAAAAAGGCGACTTGCGTGAAAATGCGGAATATGATGCAGCCAAAGAAGCACAAGGTATTCTGGAAGCAAAAATAGCGAAATTGGAAACGCTGGTGCACAATGCCCGCATTGTTGATGAAAGCGAGATTGATACAAGCAAAGTTTCTGTATTGACCAAAGTTACTATTACAAATACGGGGACAAAAAAGACCGTAACATACCAGTTGGTAGGCGAAAAAGAAGCAAACCTGAAAGAAGGGAAAATTTCGGTTGCATCGCCCATCGGACAAGGATTGCTGGGTAAAAAAGTAGGCGAAGTGGCGGAAATAAAAGCGCCCAATGGCTTATTAAAATTTAAAGTGGATAAGATTTCAGTGTAA
- a CDS encoding polysaccharide deacetylase family protein — MLLNKNIAVAACSIATIFAFSACKNGNKNAANSAKDSSAVSTVLKPGSTIKLDSTKKYVFLTWDDSPQPPGTSNVLRVFKEQGVKATFFSVGANAFDPLRKRILDTLHNSYPQFLMANHSWTHASNKYRWFYAHPDSALNDFMRMQNTYNIDVKIIRLPGMNSWVLNKEISGQKTPLQVCQRLDSLGYSVIGWDVEWQQGKGSTPVQSAEAMANMVKTKLANGETKAQNAIVILSHDRLFGKPQYADSLAKFITLLKQDTSIAFETIDHYPLVQGK; from the coding sequence ATGTTACTGAATAAAAATATAGCAGTTGCAGCGTGTTCCATCGCGACAATTTTTGCATTTTCCGCTTGCAAAAACGGTAATAAAAATGCAGCAAACTCAGCAAAAGATTCTTCAGCCGTTTCCACAGTTTTGAAACCAGGCTCGACCATCAAATTAGATTCGACAAAAAAATATGTGTTCCTTACTTGGGACGACAGCCCGCAACCACCCGGCACAAGCAACGTTTTGCGCGTGTTTAAAGAGCAAGGCGTAAAAGCAACTTTCTTTTCCGTAGGCGCCAACGCCTTTGACCCGTTGCGTAAACGCATTCTCGATACACTGCACAACAGTTATCCGCAATTCTTAATGGCAAATCATAGCTGGACGCATGCAAGCAATAAATACAGATGGTTTTATGCGCATCCGGACAGCGCCTTGAACGATTTTATGAGAATGCAAAACACATATAATATCGATGTAAAAATTATCCGTCTGCCGGGTATGAACTCCTGGGTTTTGAATAAAGAAATATCCGGGCAAAAAACACCTTTGCAAGTTTGTCAGCGGTTAGATTCTTTAGGTTATTCCGTCATCGGTTGGGATGTGGAATGGCAGCAAGGCAAAGGCTCTACGCCGGTTCAAAGCGCAGAAGCAATGGCAAACATGGTTAAAACAAAGCTGGCAAATGGCGAAACCAAAGCGCAAAATGCAATCGTTATTTTGTCGCACGACAGGTTGTTTGGCAAACCCCAATATGCCGACAGCCTTGCAAAGTTCATTACGCTGCTGAAACAAGATACGAGCATTGCTTTTGAAACCATTGACCATTATCCTTTGGTTCAGGGTAAATAA
- a CDS encoding lactonase family protein, with protein sequence MSNNKEYVLAGTYTAGNASGGIYLYDFDEDSGTLNPVFHTENIFNPSYLALTKDEKYLYAVNENTDANTKGGVSAFAFDNRTGNINFLNSQLSNGDAPCFVSVDSTGKNVFVANYNGGNFSVYKTNDSGKLSPAVQIIAHSGTSANKKIQTQSHVHSTFLSPDEKYLFVCDLGNDTLYQYPFNANDVKPVNEANAKKYKVSAGFGPRHLVFSPNKKFVYLLNELEAKIIAYSFQNDSLTYLQTVTSTDVEDTANADKGSAAIRISPNGKFLYASNRGKANDITIFKIKEDGTLQEVAHVPTDKHPRDFNISPNGKFLLVAARDDNSIKIYKINEQTGLLTYTQHSVTLPMPVALIFATKK encoded by the coding sequence ATGAGCAATAACAAAGAATATGTATTGGCGGGAACTTACACCGCAGGCAACGCAAGCGGCGGCATTTATTTATATGATTTTGACGAAGACAGCGGTACGCTCAATCCTGTTTTTCATACTGAAAATATTTTCAATCCGTCTTATCTCGCATTGACGAAAGATGAAAAATATTTGTACGCAGTTAATGAAAATACCGATGCAAATACTAAAGGCGGCGTGTCTGCTTTTGCTTTCGATAACAGAACAGGGAATATCAATTTTTTAAATTCACAGCTTTCCAACGGCGATGCGCCGTGCTTTGTTTCGGTAGATTCCACGGGAAAAAATGTGTTTGTTGCCAATTACAACGGCGGCAATTTCTCGGTTTATAAAACCAACGATTCGGGCAAGCTGTCGCCAGCCGTGCAAATTATCGCGCATTCAGGTACGAGCGCCAACAAAAAAATTCAAACGCAGTCGCATGTTCATTCAACATTCCTGTCGCCCGACGAAAAATATTTATTTGTATGCGACTTGGGCAACGACACTTTGTATCAATATCCTTTCAACGCAAATGATGTAAAACCCGTGAACGAAGCAAATGCAAAAAAATACAAAGTTTCGGCAGGTTTTGGTCCGCGCCATTTGGTTTTTTCGCCTAATAAAAAATTTGTGTATCTGTTGAACGAGCTGGAAGCAAAAATAATTGCTTACTCTTTTCAGAATGATTCGCTCACTTACTTGCAAACAGTAACATCCACCGACGTAGAAGATACCGCAAATGCCGATAAAGGCAGCGCAGCAATTCGTATTTCGCCCAACGGTAAATTCCTTTATGCCTCCAATCGCGGTAAAGCAAATGATATTACCATTTTTAAAATAAAAGAAGATGGAACTTTGCAAGAAGTCGCCCACGTACCGACAGACAAACATCCACGCGATTTTAATATTTCGCCCAACGGTAAATTTTTATTAGTAGCTGCGCGTGATGACAATTCCATAAAAATTTATAAAATAAATGAACAAACAGGCTTGCTCACTTACACGCAACATTCCGTAACGTTGCCGATGCCGGTAGCATTGATTTTCGCAACAAAAAAATAA
- a CDS encoding DUF4399 domain-containing protein has protein sequence MRKLFIVPAILLTSLVACNSGSGSASNADSTTASTVATDTVPALPPVPAGAKVYFKNLKDGQTVSSPVKIEFGVDSMTVVKKAPDGQIAEGLGHHHLLIDAGDSIPTGQVIPADSTHIHYGGGQTEATVPLSAGKHTLTLQFGDAIHRSYGSALAATVTVTVK, from the coding sequence ATGCGAAAATTATTCATCGTTCCTGCGATATTATTGACGTCGTTAGTTGCTTGTAATTCAGGTTCGGGCAGCGCTTCTAACGCAGACTCTACAACAGCATCAACTGTCGCAACAGATACTGTTCCGGCTTTGCCGCCGGTGCCTGCGGGCGCAAAAGTGTATTTCAAAAACCTGAAAGACGGGCAAACCGTTTCTTCTCCTGTTAAAATTGAGTTTGGCGTGGACAGTATGACGGTGGTTAAAAAAGCACCTGACGGACAAATCGCCGAAGGTCTGGGTCATCATCATCTATTGATTGATGCAGGAGATTCTATTCCCACCGGACAAGTGATTCCGGCAGATAGCACACACATTCATTACGGCGGTGGACAAACAGAAGCAACCGTTCCATTAAGCGCCGGAAAACATACATTGACATTGCAATTTGGCGATGCTATCCATCGTTCTTACGGAAGCGCTTTAGCGGCAACCGTTACTGTTACGGTAAAATAG